CGCACGCCGATCTCGACCGGCCGGAACCGGGCGATCCCTCCGGTAACCACGAACACCCCAGTGCGCTCGAGCCGGGTCACGATGGCTGTCGCCGGCACCAGGAGCGCATCGGCCGCTACGATCCCCGTCCCCGCGATGTCCACCTGCACCCCGGGTCGTAGCAGCCGGTCAGGGTCGGTCAGGGCGACCTTCGCGCGGATGGACCAGGCCTGCCCGACACCGAACCTGGGATCGGCCACCCGCGACAGTTCCGTGATCTTCGCCGGGAAGACGCGGCCGGGATAGGCGTCGGAGCGCACCTCCAGGTCCTGCCCCTGCCGGACCTTGGCGACGTCGCCGGCCGCCAGGTCCACGGTCACCCAGACCTCGCGCAGGTCGGCGAGCGTGAGCAGAGCGGTCCCGGGCGTGACCAGTTCCCCGACTTCG
The nucleotide sequence above comes from bacterium. Encoded proteins:
- a CDS encoding efflux RND transporter periplasmic adaptor subunit; the protein is VVGQAEAALRAARAQLAATAIAAPIAGTVVRKNVEVGELVTPGTALLTLADLREVWVTVDLAAGDVAKVRQGQDLEVRSDAYPGRVFPAKITELSRVADPRFGVGQAWSIRAKVALTDPDRLLRPGVQVDIAGTGIVAADALLVPATAIVTRLERTGVFVVTGGIARFRPVEIGVRTSKQVQVLSGVEVGDRVVAAPTEGLRDGMRVRAR